A genomic segment from Conger conger chromosome 2, fConCon1.1, whole genome shotgun sequence encodes:
- the ccdc40 gene encoding coiled-coil domain-containing protein 40, whose translation MAEEHSSSEEALPPQDSLQMSIPAEAVGAEEEMEDELLVLDPDHPLMRRFQSVLKSHLEKQLEDVNTDMRENRVMERAEGKSREELGVEVYSVQHELARLQTNLDNQHDADVQMAAQRHQAQEQLEAVRSQYQATVNQTRQQRTCETQLQTEVDNLVLRLFYMQGVNRDLQSDISVVKNASSKAQTEKARAAEEKNAQDLYVERLTKQVERLTEQIGLYKAQTDEQSAESQVAKEALAEAQMEMDSVLVEQKQLLQHWNSSLFGMRRRDEAYAAMQEALSTVRNQVRTLDTEIDCFKKSIAGEEERNERLTMLLNRSQLDCETSRKLMAQSQTKQEVLQTQYSTYTRMLQESEQMLGRVTGDCAARQGELHTLRKEMEKEASVRQELENKTMTKMHEHLTHDQGAKYSRRLMEEMAAHRTDRDLQLSQLENEVAQVMLGSTEVTLHLESLRRVLAELGKQIDLKHKQMSDNEAEMKRQMTVMERKQDAISICNKKIEQIRAETGHKDLSVLEIRMNKLSKELEEVGTEMKEQQQHWLRQQEELVRLNQERQAQGGDVLALQTQLTILQQKKLRREGEIQQENQELAEVERNMKNLMLDLVKLNNLVNKNSQQHEALEQSNSLMENDFLQRLKEAERESIKIQMKHEDIQEEKERLLSFLVETERQIMLWEKKTQLAKESRMAVDSEIGQGDIRSMKAEIHRMEVRYGQLMKQQGRLLNEMEAMVARRGTIETQAKAQARADRRQPTHTDFRSVLQGLRRKIQDTQKQVKESEGVVAELQEAQQSLSSSLREKQQHLDELQSASAVRTADLRSLQDSKERNLTRLIALQARAKQLQVVREGRYTFISVSESALEPAKQRLEERLHTVSTILHRVCQESPHHEGALRHLSLTLANRLENQQETA comes from the exons ATGGCCGAAGAACACAGCAG CTCAGAGGAGGCTCTGCCTCCTCAGGACTCGCTGCAGATGTCCATCCCGGCTGAGGCTGTTGGGGCCGAGGAGGAAATGGAGGATGAATTGCTCGTGCTGGACCCGGACCAT CCTCTGATGAGAAGGTTCCAGTCAGTCCTTAAGAGCCACCTGGAAAAACAGCTGGAGGATGTCAACACAGATATGCGTGAGAAT CGGGTCATGGAGCGAGCTGAGGGAAAGTCGCGTGAGGAGCTGGGTGTGGAGGTGTACTCTGTGCAACATGAGCTGGCCAGGCTGCAGACTAACCTGGACAACCAGCATGACGCCGATGTGCAGATGGCCGCCCAGCGGCATCAGGCTCAGGAGCAGCTAGAGGCTGTACGCAGCCAGTACCAAGCTACCGTCAACCAGACCAGGCAGCAGAGAACGTGCG AGACCCAGCTGCAGACTGAGGTCGACAACCTGGTGCTGCGTCTCTTCTACATGCAAGGAGTGAACAGGGACCTACAGTCTGACATCAGTGTTGTGAAGAACGCCTCCAGCAAGGCCCAAACTGAGAAGGCTCGGGCGGCGGAGGAGAAGAACGCGCAG GACCTGTACGTGGAGCGTTTGACCAAACAAGTGGAGAGACTGACGGAGCAGATCGGGCTCTACAAAGCTCAGACCGATGAGCAATCTGCAGAGAGCCAGGTGGCCAAGGAGGCCCTCGCAGAG GCTCAGATGGAGATGGACTCGGTGTTAGTGGAGCAGAAGCAGCTCCTGCAGCACTGGAACAGCAGTCTGTTCGGAATGCGCCGCCGCGATGAGGCGTACGCTGCCATGCAGGAGGCGCTGAG CACGGTGCGAAACCAGGTGCGGACGCTGGACACAGAGATCGATTGCTTCAAGAAGTCGATCGCAGGCGAAGAGGAGCGCAACGAGCGGCTAACCATGCTGCTGAACCGCTCCCAGCTGGACTGCGAGACATCACGCAAGCTGATGGCGCAGAGCCAGACCAAGCAGGAGGTGCTGCAGACCCAGTACAGCACCTACACGCGCATGCTGCAAGAGAGCGAGCAGATGCTGGGCCGCGTGACCGGG GATTGCGCAGCACGGCAGGGTGAGCTCCACACACTCAggaaagagatggagaaggaggcCTCCGTTCGCCAGGAGCTGGAGAACAAGACGATGACGAAGATGCACGAGCATCTGACGCACGACCAGGGAGCCAAGTACTCCCGCAGGCTGATGGAGGAAATGGCCGCTCACAGGACCGACAGG GATCTGCAGCTGTCACAGTTGGAGAACGAGGTGGCCCAGGTGATGCTGGGGAGCACGGAGGTGACCCTGCACCTGGAGTCACTCAGGCGGGTCCTGGCTGAGCTGGGGAAGCAGATAGACCTGAAGCACAAGCAGATGTCCGACAACGAGGCCGAGATGAAGAGGCAGATGACCGTCATGGAGCGCAAGCAGGACGCCATCAGCATCTGCAATAAGAAGATCGAGCAGATCCGTGCTGAAACTGGG cacAAGGACCTGAGTGTCCTGGAGATCCGTATGAACAAGTTGAgcaaggagctggaggaggtgggCACAGAGAtgaaggagcagcagcagcactggCTGAGGCAGCAGGAGGAGCTGGTGAGGCTGAACCAGGAGCGGCAGGCCCAGGGAGGCGATGTGCTCGCCCTGCAGACGCAGCTCACCATCCTGCAGCAGAAGAAGCTGCGACGGGAAG GTGAGATCCAGCAGGAGAATCAAGAGCTGGCAGAGGTGGAAAGGAACATGAAGAACTTGATGCTGGACTTGGTGAAGCTCAACAATTTAGTGAATAAGAACAGCCAGCAGCACGAGGCTCTGGAACAGAGCAACTCCTTGATGGAGAACGACTTCCTGCAAAGACTCAAG gagGCTGAACGGGAATCCATCAAAATACAGATGAAGCATGAGGACAttcaggaggagaaagagagactgcTCAGCTTCCTGGTGGAGACAGA GAGGCAGATCATGTTGTGGGAGAAGAAGACTCAGTTGGCAAAGGAGTCCCGGATGGCTGTGGACTCGGAGATTGGGCAGGGAGACATACGAAGCATGAAGGCTGAGATTCACCGCATGGAG GTGCGGTATGGCCAGTTGATGAAGCAGCAGGGCCGTCTGCTGAATGAGATGGAGGCCATGGTGGCCCGGCGGGGGACCATCGAGACGCAGGCCAAGGCCCAGGCCCGAGCCGACCGGAGGCAGCCCACGCACACGGACTTCCGCAGCGTACTGCAAGGCCTGCGCAGAAAGATTCAGGACACGCAGAAG CAAGTAAAAGAGTCGGAAGGTGTGGTGGCAGAGCTGCAAGAGGCCCAGCAGTCCCTGAGCAGCAGCCTGAGGGAGAAGCAGCAGCACCTCGATGAGCTGCAGAGTGCCAGCGCAGTCAGGACTGCTGATCTGCGCAGTTTGCAGGATTCAAAAGAGAGG